The Urbifossiella limnaea genome has a window encoding:
- a CDS encoding carbon starvation CstA family protein, protein MPPFAVALYHTDPATGRLILHAMPVMVVVLCILAVAYRYYSAFLAAKVAALDDSRVTPAHRFNDGQNYHPTNKWVLFGHHFAAISGAGPLIGPVLAIQYGYAPGLVWLVIGVCLAGAVQDMLVLAASVRREGKSLAEIARHELGFPAAVIASVAILFIVVIALAGLGFVVVKALGGEDVKLPAGMTVTAPQYESAKVVGDTADAKLLEFPPGCTVHYTAGDGGSNRPESFRVRCPAAPKVTQELLGPPPSPFSSTVPHREVYTLPANCFQVIPGSSWGTFTIAATIPIALLVGLWMYRIRPGRVVEASLIGGVLTLGAVVLGEPVSRSAMGAWFSLTRDQTIIALAVYGFVAAVLPVWLLLGPRDYLSSFLKIGTVGLLVASVIVANPPLQAPPVNEVFLNGGPTFPGSIFPFVFICIMCGAISGFHALVSSGTTPKMVEKESHIRTIGYGSMLIEGLVGVTALVAAAALPPDLYYDINVAIDRAPQFQAQVKEVDDRYGTRPKLPPEAGDRLHAANVDSPAHLDLGTVEEKVGGESLRGRTGGAVTLAVGMSVVFEQAFRWVGVTGDWLLKYWYHFAIMFEALFILTTIDAGTRIARFLLQETAGRVYAPLARPDWLPGAVIASALVTAGWAGLVWTGSIDTIWPMFGIANQILAVLALTLVTTWLVNNGRGKYAPITLVPMLFVASTTLTAATKMVTGRFAGMIADGEKLVASGSVDAGRKLMVTGYLNSGLTMFVVSSVCVLLLWAAARWVVVLRGSGRAGET, encoded by the coding sequence ATGCCGCCGTTCGCAGTCGCGCTCTACCACACCGACCCCGCCACCGGCCGGCTCATCCTGCACGCCATGCCGGTGATGGTCGTGGTGCTGTGCATCCTCGCCGTCGCCTACCGCTACTACTCGGCGTTCCTGGCGGCGAAGGTGGCGGCGCTCGACGACAGCCGCGTGACGCCGGCCCACCGCTTCAACGACGGCCAGAACTACCACCCAACGAACAAATGGGTGCTGTTCGGCCACCACTTCGCGGCGATCAGCGGCGCGGGGCCGCTGATCGGGCCGGTGCTGGCCATCCAGTACGGCTACGCTCCGGGGTTGGTGTGGCTCGTCATCGGCGTGTGCCTGGCGGGGGCTGTGCAGGACATGCTCGTGCTGGCCGCGAGTGTCCGCCGGGAGGGGAAGTCGCTGGCCGAGATCGCCCGCCACGAGCTCGGCTTCCCCGCCGCGGTGATCGCGTCGGTGGCGATCCTGTTCATCGTGGTGATCGCCCTGGCCGGTCTCGGCTTCGTGGTGGTGAAGGCGCTCGGCGGCGAGGACGTGAAGCTGCCCGCGGGGATGACTGTGACCGCGCCGCAGTATGAGTCGGCGAAGGTCGTTGGGGACACGGCGGACGCAAAACTGCTGGAATTCCCGCCGGGATGCACGGTCCACTACACCGCCGGCGATGGCGGCTCCAACCGGCCGGAGTCGTTCCGCGTTCGCTGCCCGGCCGCACCGAAGGTCACGCAGGAACTGCTCGGCCCGCCTCCATCTCCATTCTCTTCGACGGTCCCGCACCGCGAGGTCTACACTCTGCCTGCGAACTGCTTCCAGGTCATCCCCGGCAGCTCGTGGGGCACGTTCACCATCGCGGCCACCATCCCCATCGCGCTGCTCGTCGGCCTGTGGATGTACCGCATCCGGCCCGGCCGCGTCGTCGAGGCGTCGCTCATCGGCGGCGTGCTGACACTCGGCGCTGTCGTCCTCGGCGAGCCAGTGTCGCGCTCGGCGATGGGGGCGTGGTTCTCGCTCACCCGCGACCAGACGATCATCGCCCTCGCCGTCTACGGGTTCGTCGCCGCGGTGCTGCCGGTGTGGCTGCTGCTCGGCCCGCGCGACTACCTGTCCAGCTTCCTCAAGATCGGCACCGTCGGGTTGCTCGTCGCCAGCGTCATTGTCGCCAACCCGCCGTTGCAGGCGCCGCCGGTCAACGAGGTGTTCTTGAACGGCGGCCCGACCTTCCCCGGCAGCATCTTCCCGTTCGTGTTCATCTGCATCATGTGCGGCGCGATCAGCGGCTTCCACGCGCTCGTGTCCAGCGGCACGACGCCCAAGATGGTCGAGAAGGAGAGCCACATCCGCACCATCGGCTACGGCTCGATGCTGATTGAAGGGCTAGTCGGCGTCACGGCCCTGGTCGCGGCCGCGGCGTTACCGCCGGACCTCTACTACGACATCAACGTCGCCATCGACCGCGCCCCGCAGTTCCAGGCGCAGGTGAAGGAGGTGGATGACCGCTACGGCACCCGGCCGAAACTGCCGCCCGAGGCCGGCGACCGGCTCCACGCCGCGAACGTCGATTCGCCCGCCCACCTGGACTTGGGCACCGTCGAGGAGAAGGTCGGCGGCGAGTCGCTGCGCGGCCGCACCGGCGGGGCGGTGACGCTGGCGGTGGGGATGTCGGTAGTCTTCGAGCAGGCGTTCCGCTGGGTCGGCGTCACCGGCGACTGGCTGCTGAAGTACTGGTACCACTTCGCGATCATGTTCGAGGCGCTGTTCATCCTCACTACCATCGACGCCGGCACCCGTATCGCCCGCTTCCTGCTGCAAGAGACCGCCGGCCGAGTGTACGCGCCGCTGGCCCGGCCCGACTGGCTCCCCGGGGCGGTCATCGCCAGCGCACTCGTCACTGCCGGGTGGGCCGGGCTGGTGTGGACCGGCTCCATCGACACGATCTGGCCGATGTTCGGCATCGCCAACCAGATTCTCGCCGTGCTCGCCCTCACGCTGGTGACGACGTGGCTCGTCAACAACGGCCGGGGGAAGTACGCCCCGATCACGCTGGTACCGATGCTGTTCGTCGCCAGCACGACGCTGACGGCGGCGACGAAAATGGTGACCGGCCGGTTCGCGGGAATGATCGCCGACGGAGAGAAGCTGGTAGCGTCGGGCTCGGTGGACGCCGGCCGGAAGTTGATGGTGACGGGCTACCTGAACAGCGGGCTGACGATGTTCGTGGTGTCGAGCGTGTGCGTGCTGCTGCTGTGGGCGGCGGCCCGGTGGGTGGTGGTGCTGCGTGGGTCTGGGCGGGCTGGCGAAACTTGA
- the dps gene encoding DNA starvation/stationary phase protection protein Dps, translating to MKAKAPAGSLFPTRIDLSGDVRQQVVAMLNRQLATLTDLYTQTKHAHWNVKGGNFWGLHTLFDQLAEGLEEHIDDTAERLTALGGTAKGTARMAAANSRLEEFPEGVHAGLEVVGVLADRYAAAGKEARTGISQADEHGDADTADLLTAVSRYLDKSLYFLESHLQAGE from the coding sequence ATGAAAGCGAAGGCGCCCGCCGGAAGCCTGTTCCCGACCCGTATCGACCTGTCGGGCGATGTCCGTCAGCAGGTCGTCGCCATGCTCAACCGCCAGCTCGCCACGCTGACGGACTTGTACACCCAGACCAAACACGCCCACTGGAACGTGAAGGGCGGCAACTTCTGGGGCCTGCACACGCTGTTCGACCAGCTCGCGGAAGGGCTGGAGGAACACATCGACGACACCGCCGAACGGCTGACCGCGCTCGGCGGAACGGCGAAGGGGACCGCTCGGATGGCGGCAGCGAACAGCCGGCTGGAGGAGTTCCCGGAGGGCGTCCATGCCGGGCTCGAAGTGGTGGGCGTGCTGGCCGACCGGTACGCGGCCGCCGGCAAGGAGGCCCGCACCGGCATCTCCCAGGCCGACGAGCACGGCGACGCTGACACCGCCGACTTGCTCACCGCCGTGTCCCGCTACCTGGACAAGTCGCTGTACTTCCTCGAGTCGCACCTCCAGGCTGGCGAGTAA
- a CDS encoding alpha/beta fold hydrolase, with protein MSLAYTDTAAGPTLVLLHAFPLDRQMWRPQLAALAGTARVIAPDLPGFGKSPLPPEGWTVDSAADDVAALLDTLGQSGRVVVGGLSMGGYVAMAFARRYPERLAGLILADTRAEPDDDTAKANREKLIVTAKSQGAAPVVDAMLPKLLGEETRAKRPGVADAVRAMGAKQAGEGVAAALAALRDRPDAGPGLDGLTAPLLVLVGEHDAVTPPTLAAAMAGRVYGSELVTVSGAGHLSNLENPDEFNAAVARFLAERTPAVKPATA; from the coding sequence ATGTCACTCGCCTACACCGACACCGCCGCCGGGCCGACGCTCGTGCTCCTCCACGCCTTCCCGCTGGACCGGCAAATGTGGCGGCCGCAGTTGGCGGCGCTGGCCGGCACCGCCCGCGTCATCGCCCCGGACCTGCCCGGCTTCGGCAAGTCGCCGCTCCCGCCCGAGGGGTGGACCGTTGATTCCGCCGCCGACGACGTAGCCGCCCTGCTCGACACCCTCGGCCAGAGCGGCCGCGTCGTCGTCGGCGGGCTGTCGATGGGCGGGTACGTGGCGATGGCGTTCGCCCGCCGCTACCCCGAGCGGCTCGCCGGCCTCATCCTGGCCGACACCCGCGCCGAACCCGACGACGACACCGCGAAAGCCAATCGCGAAAAGCTGATCGTCACCGCGAAGTCACAAGGGGCGGCACCGGTCGTGGACGCGATGCTACCCAAGCTGCTGGGCGAGGAGACACGAGCAAAACGGCCCGGTGTGGCGGACGCGGTTCGTGCGATGGGGGCGAAGCAGGCCGGCGAGGGGGTGGCGGCGGCGCTGGCGGCACTGCGCGACCGGCCCGACGCAGGTCCCGGCCTCGACGGGTTGACGGCGCCGTTGCTGGTGCTCGTGGGGGAGCACGACGCGGTCACGCCGCCGACGCTGGCCGCGGCGATGGCCGGCCGTGTGTACGGTAGCGAGCTGGTGACGGTGTCGGGTGCGGGGCACCTGTCGAACCTCGAAAACCCGGACGAGTTCAACGCCGCGGTGGCCCGCTTCCTGGCCGAGCGGACCCCGGCAGTGAAGCCGGCGACGGCGTGA
- a CDS encoding tetratricopeptide repeat protein, whose translation MRTATVVALLIAASAAADPPRATPEELVGLLGDPSFAVREKATAALWAAGKDAAPALRKAAADPRPEVARRARGVLARFEWFDYPDTPPDVRAALRRFLDATGRERHAAFADLVALSPSGRAAGRAVLDNALDPAVRDPLAAFILTHLRREVPARVGAGDTATAAELVALHATRSGTPAGAADFAAFHVLSGTLPQAVADAEAAPPSPAADRVLAHLYRAARAWPKARAAAKRVDEADADRRSKLGQPPPTLVETLLEEEGDWSAARDLPASRPANLPEALRLTYQRLTGTPEQFDAGVKQVAALGQGSDENVRDAAHALMLNLRVPDAEELLASRRQSTGLLAEVYIARLRYRDALWNTFPAIEPASAFGRVDTDLRRGRVLALTGDRAGATKLFAEIAKTLTELPDPVVGADWGDFSAARRGLIRSELRAGFRELACEHAGAFLTSGGGAGASLPEARTESFFDLLFGADADAAEAIFRAHRPGQLADGGPTMKLVRELLLGTAPPAAVGAALDALAGEPPPLPGGSPFIGDAGSQRRQRQSRLTAAGLVARAAGKHPEAEAAFAKAAESAAEDAVAGGARAWVYGTSDAFRPWVEYGDYLADRGRFVDAAARFEEGWKKFPDAPLLLFLSGQALIKAGRVDEGRRRVELSHWVPLGNERVRGRFLEDLVKRGEAKAAARETDLLLRACWSRDFYFGNVINQAGRAAVLNKDWATAERCVQRAIFVLLKTPDVSYVDPAAYLHVPHDMLQYRARAKLAAGDVPAAMVLARQYLDVTPGSVELSAGMVPELERRGNNKEADELFDRVWAAHRKVLADFPASASSRNALAALGAHCRRELDAARTYAREAVASDPKAAGYRETLAEVLFRRGERAEAVKLMEALTTEYPRSRLYRRQLARYRTGDPAGDLPDADAD comes from the coding sequence GTGCGCACCGCCACCGTCGTCGCTCTGCTCATCGCCGCCAGCGCCGCCGCGGACCCGCCGCGGGCCACGCCCGAGGAGCTCGTCGGCTTGCTGGGCGACCCGTCGTTCGCCGTCCGCGAAAAGGCCACCGCCGCGCTCTGGGCCGCCGGCAAAGACGCCGCCCCAGCCCTCCGCAAAGCCGCCGCCGACCCGCGGCCCGAAGTCGCCCGCCGCGCCCGCGGCGTCCTCGCCCGGTTCGAGTGGTTCGACTACCCGGACACCCCGCCCGACGTCCGCGCCGCCCTCCGGCGATTCCTCGACGCGACCGGCCGCGAACGACACGCCGCGTTCGCCGACCTCGTCGCCCTCAGCCCGAGCGGCCGCGCCGCCGGCCGGGCCGTCCTCGACAACGCCCTCGACCCCGCCGTCCGCGACCCGCTCGCCGCCTTCATACTCACGCACCTCCGCCGCGAGGTGCCCGCCCGAGTCGGCGCCGGCGACACCGCCACCGCGGCCGAGTTGGTCGCGCTCCACGCCACTCGCTCGGGCACGCCGGCCGGCGCCGCAGACTTCGCCGCATTTCACGTCCTGAGCGGTACTCTGCCCCAGGCCGTCGCCGACGCCGAAGCTGCCCCACCCTCCCCCGCCGCGGATCGTGTGCTGGCCCACCTGTACCGGGCCGCCCGCGCCTGGCCGAAGGCCCGTGCCGCTGCAAAGCGCGTGGACGAGGCCGACGCCGACCGTCGCTCCAAGCTCGGCCAGCCACCGCCGACGCTCGTCGAGACTCTGCTGGAAGAAGAGGGTGACTGGTCAGCGGCCCGCGACCTGCCGGCGTCGCGGCCGGCGAACCTACCCGAGGCGCTGCGGCTCACTTACCAGCGGCTCACCGGAACGCCGGAGCAGTTCGACGCCGGCGTGAAGCAGGTGGCGGCGCTCGGTCAGGGGAGCGACGAGAACGTCCGCGACGCGGCCCACGCCCTGATGCTGAACCTCCGCGTGCCTGACGCCGAGGAACTTTTAGCGAGCCGGCGACAGAGCACGGGGCTGCTCGCAGAGGTGTACATCGCACGACTCCGCTACCGCGACGCCCTGTGGAACACGTTCCCGGCCATCGAGCCGGCCAGCGCCTTTGGTCGCGTCGATACGGATCTGCGCCGCGGCCGCGTGCTCGCGCTCACCGGCGACCGGGCCGGCGCTACGAAGCTGTTCGCCGAGATCGCCAAGACGCTGACCGAACTGCCCGACCCCGTCGTCGGCGCCGACTGGGGCGACTTCAGCGCCGCGCGCCGCGGGCTGATCCGCTCCGAACTCCGCGCCGGCTTCCGCGAACTCGCATGCGAGCACGCCGGAGCCTTCCTCACCAGCGGCGGCGGGGCCGGGGCGTCGTTACCGGAAGCGCGCACCGAGTCGTTCTTCGACCTGCTGTTCGGGGCGGACGCCGACGCCGCCGAGGCGATCTTCCGCGCCCACCGGCCGGGGCAGCTCGCCGACGGCGGGCCGACCATGAAACTTGTCCGAGAACTGTTGCTCGGCACCGCCCCGCCGGCGGCCGTGGGCGCGGCGCTGGACGCGCTCGCCGGCGAGCCGCCGCCGCTGCCCGGCGGCTCGCCCTTCATCGGCGACGCCGGCTCGCAGCGGCGGCAGAGGCAGAGTCGGCTCACCGCGGCGGGCCTGGTCGCTCGGGCGGCCGGCAAGCACCCGGAGGCGGAGGCGGCGTTCGCGAAGGCGGCCGAGAGCGCGGCCGAAGACGCGGTCGCCGGCGGGGCACGGGCGTGGGTGTACGGTACTTCCGACGCCTTCCGGCCGTGGGTCGAGTACGGCGACTACCTCGCCGACCGCGGCCGGTTCGTCGACGCCGCCGCCCGCTTCGAGGAGGGGTGGAAGAAGTTCCCCGACGCGCCGCTACTGCTGTTCCTGTCCGGGCAGGCGCTAATTAAGGCCGGCCGCGTCGACGAGGGGCGGCGGCGCGTCGAGCTGAGCCACTGGGTGCCGCTCGGCAACGAGCGCGTCCGGGGTCGGTTTCTCGAAGACCTGGTGAAGCGCGGCGAGGCGAAGGCCGCCGCCCGCGAGACGGACCTGCTCCTACGGGCGTGCTGGAGCCGTGACTTCTACTTCGGCAACGTCATCAACCAGGCCGGCCGCGCGGCCGTGCTCAACAAGGACTGGGCGACCGCCGAGCGGTGCGTGCAGCGCGCCATCTTCGTGCTCCTGAAGACGCCCGACGTGAGCTACGTGGACCCCGCCGCATACCTGCACGTGCCGCACGACATGCTCCAGTACCGCGCCCGAGCCAAGCTCGCCGCCGGCGACGTTCCCGCGGCGATGGTGCTGGCGCGCCAATACCTCGACGTGACGCCCGGCTCCGTCGAGTTGTCGGCGGGGATGGTGCCCGAGTTGGAGCGTCGCGGCAACAACAAGGAAGCCGACGAGCTGTTCGACCGGGTGTGGGCGGCGCACCGCAAGGTGCTGGCCGACTTCCCGGCGAGCGCCTCATCGCGGAACGCGCTAGCAGCGCTGGGGGCGCACTGCCGGCGAGAACTGGACGCGGCGCGGACCTACGCGCGGGAGGCGGTCGCGTCCGACCCGAAGGCGGCCGGCTACCGCGAGACTCTGGCCGAGGTGCTGTTCCGCCGCGGCGAGCGGGCCGAAGCGGTGAAGCTGATGGAAGCACTGACGACAGAGTACCCGCGGAGCCGGCTGTACCGCCGGCAGCTGGCACGTTACCGCACCGGCGACCCGGCCGGCGACCTGCCCGATGCGGACGCCGACTGA
- the yidC gene encoding membrane protein insertase YidC produces the protein MRQHAPNIAVFVVLAAAATGLWLYADKNWIPKPDPAAKTDEKASPSGPPTADAVTAVAGAGIANAPPKVAPPAPKAEPKPPAEPPTLIALGGDGFANRVVLTTQGAGVQQVILPAFDEADRLGHEVKEDGKPVPLHLIPGERRVRDAKLKTDFVVPHLQPGRVTDPEQLKRLAEPSYTLFHYASADDRYPDPLLGTVNWKVVPEETRATADQHTVVFETTLGEPFFVRIRKTYTLTRTDYHVGLKLEISRTDSGGKKPRPFRYQLSGPRGLPVEGEWYTSTTRTALVGYDNRGRPRRQYEDAASINIKRGGEALHSGNGENMFHYAAIATPYFASGLAVDRSADPKANPWAYVRATSELPAFLPSEEELAKLEKEAKAGNPVAAVEVARLRAMINRPLQELDEITIRCMSESLTPEPGQPVVHTYIIYNGPSKVRLLNLLAKDNAVDAAIVDRYLNDFQLRTITDFQSPTAFGTFANAIYWTDIVVTFTNLMHTGLWAIHKAVEWIPGGSWGYSIIILTVLVRLLLFLPSRKQTAMNMKMVEVQKRLKPELDKLHEKYKDDYRTYNQEKTRLMLKHGMNPFSAMGGCLLLFAQMPIFMGLYFCLQESVFFRLQPFLWVQNLAAPDMTVWWTETVPLISDPENRHGTWSFLYLGPYLNVLPLIAVGLMLYQQNKMMPEPTDEQMAAQQRMMKIMMGVMALLFYKVAAGLALYFIVSTGWGIIERQFIPKPKVDIDDVGGGGGGDGGKGGPPTPPKPKGFLGRFKARIQARLEELQKQAAEQSSRQHRNAPPGGRPQPIRNPERRDGKDRKRKK, from the coding sequence ATGCGCCAACACGCTCCCAACATCGCCGTGTTCGTCGTCCTCGCCGCCGCCGCCACAGGGCTGTGGTTGTACGCCGACAAGAACTGGATTCCCAAGCCCGACCCGGCCGCGAAGACCGACGAAAAAGCATCCCCCAGCGGCCCGCCGACGGCCGATGCCGTCACCGCCGTCGCCGGGGCCGGGATCGCAAACGCACCGCCGAAGGTGGCGCCGCCGGCTCCGAAGGCCGAGCCGAAGCCGCCCGCCGAGCCACCCACGCTGATCGCCCTCGGCGGCGACGGGTTCGCCAACCGCGTCGTCCTCACCACCCAGGGGGCCGGCGTCCAGCAGGTGATCCTCCCCGCGTTCGACGAGGCCGACCGCCTCGGCCACGAAGTGAAGGAGGACGGCAAGCCGGTGCCGCTCCACCTCATCCCCGGCGAGCGGCGCGTTCGCGACGCGAAGCTGAAGACCGACTTCGTCGTCCCGCACCTTCAGCCCGGTCGCGTGACCGACCCCGAGCAGCTGAAGCGACTCGCCGAGCCGTCGTACACGCTGTTCCACTACGCCAGCGCCGACGACAGGTACCCCGACCCGCTCCTCGGCACCGTCAACTGGAAAGTCGTCCCTGAAGAGACGCGGGCGACCGCCGACCAGCATACGGTCGTGTTCGAGACCACGCTCGGCGAGCCGTTCTTCGTGCGGATCCGCAAGACGTACACACTCACCAGGACGGACTACCACGTCGGCCTCAAGCTCGAAATCAGCCGCACCGACAGCGGGGGCAAGAAGCCCCGGCCGTTCCGCTACCAGCTGTCCGGCCCGCGCGGGCTGCCGGTCGAGGGCGAGTGGTACACCAGCACCACCCGCACCGCACTCGTCGGCTACGACAACCGCGGCCGGCCGCGCCGCCAGTACGAGGACGCGGCCTCCATCAACATCAAGCGCGGCGGCGAGGCGCTGCACAGCGGCAACGGCGAGAACATGTTCCACTACGCCGCCATCGCTACGCCGTATTTCGCCTCGGGGCTGGCCGTCGACCGCTCGGCCGACCCGAAGGCCAACCCGTGGGCCTACGTCCGCGCCACCAGCGAGCTGCCGGCGTTCCTCCCGTCGGAGGAGGAGTTGGCCAAGCTCGAGAAGGAGGCGAAGGCCGGCAACCCGGTCGCGGCCGTGGAGGTGGCCCGCCTCCGTGCCATGATCAACCGCCCGCTCCAGGAACTGGACGAGATCACCATCCGGTGCATGTCCGAGAGCCTCACACCGGAACCGGGGCAGCCGGTGGTCCACACCTACATCATCTACAACGGCCCGTCCAAGGTCCGGCTGCTGAACCTGCTCGCGAAAGACAACGCCGTCGATGCGGCGATCGTGGACCGCTACCTGAACGACTTCCAGCTCCGCACCATTACCGACTTCCAGTCGCCGACGGCGTTCGGCACGTTCGCCAACGCCATCTACTGGACCGACATCGTCGTCACGTTCACGAACCTGATGCACACCGGACTGTGGGCCATCCACAAGGCCGTCGAGTGGATTCCCGGCGGCAGTTGGGGCTACAGCATCATCATCCTCACGGTCCTGGTCCGGCTGCTGCTGTTCCTCCCGAGCCGCAAGCAGACGGCGATGAACATGAAGATGGTGGAGGTGCAGAAGCGGCTGAAGCCGGAACTGGACAAGCTGCACGAGAAGTACAAGGACGACTACCGCACTTACAACCAGGAGAAGACCCGGCTCATGCTGAAGCACGGGATGAACCCGTTCTCGGCGATGGGCGGGTGCCTGCTGCTGTTCGCGCAAATGCCGATCTTCATGGGGCTCTACTTTTGCCTCCAGGAGAGCGTGTTCTTCCGCCTCCAGCCGTTCCTCTGGGTCCAGAATCTCGCTGCACCCGACATGACCGTGTGGTGGACGGAGACGGTGCCGCTGATCTCGGACCCGGAGAATCGCCACGGGACGTGGTCTTTCCTGTACCTGGGTCCGTACCTGAATGTGCTGCCGCTGATCGCCGTGGGGCTGATGCTGTACCAGCAGAACAAGATGATGCCGGAGCCGACCGACGAGCAAATGGCGGCCCAGCAGCGGATGATGAAGATCATGATGGGGGTGATGGCGCTCTTGTTCTACAAGGTGGCCGCCGGCCTCGCGTTGTACTTCATCGTGAGCACCGGCTGGGGCATCATCGAGCGGCAGTTCATCCCCAAGCCGAAGGTGGACATCGACGACGTGGGCGGGGGTGGCGGTGGTGACGGCGGGAAGGGCGGCCCGCCGACGCCGCCGAAGCCCAAGGGCTTCCTGGGTCGGTTCAAGGCGCGGATTCAGGCGCGGTTGGAGGAGTTGCAGAAGCAGGCGGCGGAGCAGTCGTCGCGGCAGCACCGCAACGCGCCACCGGGGGGCCGGCCGCAGCCGATCCGCAACCCCGAGCGGCGCGACGGGAAGGACCGCAAGCGGAAGAAGTAA
- a CDS encoding metallophosphoesterase yields the protein MLPTAVAYPIFAVGDLHGRLRWLDKLLAKLRAHPLWPDARVVFLGDLVDRGDDVKGVVSRVLEVLADKPGSACVMGNHDRAFVGAAGLLDGVPRPYWVKRYGQAYDHAETFRSYLGRTPDYHNFAEWEADLAALRGAVPDDHRVFLSHLPWVAEAEGHVFLHCGLSPELDCPAETQLHCLRERIWDRAVVNPRLGTTTDREFRPEYPVWLGADKKLSASPLPLPGRVQVTGHVFIDAPDATEVRIRVDTSGGVREPLTACLLRGPGAIPEFVFSDR from the coding sequence ATGCTCCCGACGGCCGTTGCGTACCCAATCTTCGCCGTCGGCGACCTGCACGGCCGGCTCCGCTGGCTCGACAAGCTCCTGGCGAAACTCCGCGCCCACCCGCTCTGGCCGGACGCGCGCGTCGTGTTCCTCGGTGACCTGGTGGACCGCGGCGACGACGTGAAGGGTGTGGTGTCGCGCGTGCTCGAAGTCCTCGCGGACAAGCCCGGCAGTGCCTGCGTGATGGGGAACCACGACCGTGCCTTCGTCGGCGCGGCCGGGCTCCTGGACGGCGTGCCGCGGCCGTACTGGGTCAAGCGCTACGGCCAGGCCTACGATCACGCCGAAACGTTCCGCAGCTACCTCGGCCGTACCCCCGACTACCACAACTTCGCGGAGTGGGAGGCCGACCTCGCTGCCCTCCGCGGTGCCGTGCCGGACGATCACCGCGTGTTCCTCTCGCACCTGCCGTGGGTCGCGGAGGCGGAAGGGCACGTCTTCTTGCACTGCGGCCTGTCACCGGAGCTCGACTGCCCCGCGGAGACGCAACTGCACTGCCTCCGGGAGCGCATCTGGGACCGCGCGGTCGTGAATCCGAGACTCGGGACGACGACCGACCGTGAGTTCCGTCCGGAGTACCCGGTGTGGCTTGGGGCCGACAAGAAGCTGTCGGCGAGCCCGCTGCCGCTGCCGGGCCGGGTGCAGGTGACGGGGCACGTGTTCATCGACGCGCCAGACGCGACGGAGGTGCGAATCCGCGTCGACACCAGCGGCGGCGTCCGCGAACCGCTTACGGCGTGTCTGCTACGCGGCCCCGGGGCGATTCCGGAATTCGTGTTCAGCGACCGGTGA
- a CDS encoding CHAD domain-containing protein, producing the protein MAEGKWIGGLSPDMPVEEAARVVIAARFEVVRQYLPLAAARPYEDVEYVHQLRVGTRRAGAALRVFGACLPRKHLRAAKQSLRGIRRAAGDARDWDVFLLALADARGTGPDATYDFLAGYALGERAAAQTRLVAAADDVGPRFAADAEKLPKRVRSPRGADAPVTYGELARAEMTTLFAEFNREVSSDPSAPDALHQLRILTKRVRYAMELFAPCFTDSFRAELYRSVEAVQEALGDVQDAAVGRARLDDLRERLTLVLPADWPRYQPGVAELLRGHDAALVAGQERFASWRAGWDELWLMHPPTLLSGDDPTS; encoded by the coding sequence ATGGCGGAGGGGAAGTGGATCGGCGGCCTCAGCCCGGACATGCCGGTCGAGGAAGCCGCTCGCGTCGTGATCGCGGCGCGGTTCGAGGTCGTTCGCCAGTACCTGCCCCTCGCGGCTGCCCGGCCCTACGAGGACGTCGAGTACGTCCACCAACTCCGCGTCGGCACCCGGCGGGCTGGGGCGGCTCTGCGGGTGTTCGGCGCCTGCCTGCCGCGGAAGCACCTGCGGGCCGCGAAACAATCGTTGCGCGGCATTCGCCGCGCCGCCGGCGACGCCCGCGACTGGGACGTGTTTCTCCTCGCCCTCGCCGACGCCCGCGGCACCGGGCCCGACGCGACCTACGACTTCCTCGCCGGCTACGCCCTCGGCGAGCGGGCCGCAGCTCAGACCCGCCTCGTCGCCGCCGCGGACGACGTGGGGCCGCGCTTCGCCGCGGACGCGGAGAAGTTGCCCAAGCGCGTTCGCTCGCCGCGCGGGGCCGACGCACCCGTCACGTACGGCGAACTGGCCCGAGCCGAGATGACCACACTATTTGCCGAGTTCAACCGGGAGGTGAGTTCGGACCCGTCCGCGCCGGACGCCCTGCACCAACTCCGCATTCTGACGAAGCGCGTCCGCTACGCGATGGAGTTGTTCGCCCCGTGCTTCACGGATTCGTTCCGCGCGGAGCTGTACCGTTCGGTCGAGGCCGTGCAAGAGGCCCTGGGGGACGTTCAGGACGCGGCCGTCGGCCGGGCGCGGCTGGACGACCTGCGCGAGCGACTGACGCTCGTGCTCCCCGCAGACTGGCCGCGATACCAGCCGGGCGTGGCGGAGTTGCTGCGCGGCCACGACGCCGCCCTAGTCGCAGGTCAGGAGCGGTTCGCCTCTTGGCGCGCCGGCTGGGACGAGTTGTGGCTGATGCACCCACCGACGCTACTGTCGGGCGACGACCCGACTTCGTGA